DNA from Prosthecobacter vanneervenii:
TCCCATGTGCTGCTGCACACGGACGGCTTGAGCGATGTGGTCTCAGGCGGGGGCATTTTAAGCCGTGATGTACTACACGAATGGCTCCTCAAGACGGCTGCAGGCAGCACCGGAGCAGTCGATGCAAGAGACAGCCTCCATCGCCTCCACCGCAGTGCCGTCGATGCCTCACATCAGCAAGATGACGCCACTTTTCTAATCATCACTCGAGTCTCTCATTCTCACCCCTCTGCGGCACACAACTCCCTGTCCCATGCAAAAAGATAGCCCCATACTGGTCGTTGATGACGAACCGCACATGAGGAAAGTAGCTGAGTTGAGCATCAAGCCCCTCGGGCACCCAGTGCTTCTCGCAGCTGACGGACAGGAAGCAGTTCAACTGGCACGCAGCAGACGCCCTTGTGTGATACTCCTTGATCACATCATGCCCGTCATGGACGGCAAAACCGCGCTGCAGCAGCTGAAGTCTGACCCTGAGACAAGCCACATACCAGTCATTATTTTAAGCTCCCGTGGCCAGCTTGCTGTAGGCCAGTATCAGGGTTTTGAAACTGCGACCATGTTTGTCTCAAAGCCATTCAGCCCGGCACTGCTTCGTCGTGAGGTGGAAAAGCTGATCACGGCCTCCGTCTCTGTGGAACCTCAACTTGCATCATCATGAAACAACGACTGGACCTTTTCATCATGATCGACGCCTGTGGGTGGGAGATCATCAAGGAGCGCCCCAAGTTTCTGGGAACAATAGCTCCGCATCGCCGGAGGCTGGAAAGCGTTTTTGGCTACAGCAGCACCTGTGTGCCAAGCATCCTCAGCGGGCGTTGGCCAGACGAACACCACAACTGGTGCTACTTCATCCATGATCCCGAGAATTCACCATTCCGCAGGCTCCGATGGCTGCGCTGGCTGCCGAAAGCACTGACCAGCCGCCGTATCGTGCGGCGCCACCTGACGAAAGTGGTCAAATGGGCCCTGGGCTTTAAAGGCTACTTTGACCTCTATAACATCCCCTTCCATCACATCCACCTTTTCGATTTCACTGAAAAGAAAAGTCCTCTGCAGCCACGTGGCATGAACCGCGGCCCGAATGTATTTGATCTCCTTGTGCAAAAAGGGGTGCCCTACTTCGTGACTGATCCCTCGCTGAGTGAACCCGTCAACCGTGACAGGTTGCTTGCCGACATCGAGGATGAGCGAATTGATTTCGCATTCCAATACTGGGCAGGCCTGGATGGCTTGCTGCACCGCGTAGGCAATTTGTCGCCAGAGATTGATATCAAGCTGACGGAGTATGAAAAATGGATATCGGAGACGATGACTGCCGCCAAGAAGCATTATCGCGAAGTCAATCTCTTCGTCTTCAGCGATCATGGTATGGCAAACTGCGATCAGCATCTGGATCTTCGCAGCCAGATCGACGCTTTGGGCCTCCGGATAGGAAAGGACTACAATGTGGTGTATGACAGCACAATGGCACGTTTCTGGTTTTTTAATGACGAAGCACGTGAAAAAATCACCCATGTTCTTCAAGGTGTTCCCGAAGGCCGTATCATGCCTGAGGATGAGCTTCGGAAATTCCGGGCCTATTTTGAAGACGGACGTTTTGGCGAAATCATCTTTCTGGTCAGAGAGGGCGTGTTGATCGTCCCCAGCCACATGGGAGAGCGTCCTATCCGCGCCATGCACGGTTACCATCCTTATGATCCTCAGAGCTACGCCACACTGTTTAGCAACACAGCCGCCATTCCAGAGGACATCACCCACATACCGCACATTCACCGCCTGATGGAAAAGGCCATGGAAAGAACGGAGACCACCAAGTCCGCCTCCAGTTCAGTGCATGCACTGGCCGCCTGAAACCTCTGTTTCCACTATGACACTCACATTTCCCTCTTTGACCTCGCTGTGGCAAAATTTCCGCCTTCGCTGGTATTTCAAATTCACTCTGCCGGCCAAGACTCGCGCCACTCTCCATGGTGTGGAGCTGGACATCAGCATGTTGTCCTCGATCATGAAGAACAACATTCTCGAAGGCCGCTATGAGTTTCAGGAGTGCAGGCTGGCCAGACGTTGCCTGAATTCAAATGACGTAGTTCTTGAGCTGGGCGGTGCCATCGGTTTCATCGGTTTGTTTTGCCGCAAAGTGATTGGTGTCAGACACCATCTAACAGTGGAGGCTAATCCCGCCACCATCGAAATTTTACAACGCAACTACCGGCTTAACTCCATGACGCCCGAAGTTGTGCACGCTGCGGCTGCAGCCGCGGATGGTGAGATTTCATTGGATGTAGGTGGCGAGTTTTGGGAAAACTCGATTGTCTCTAGGCAAGAAGGCGGAAAAAAGATCCAGGTCCCCTCTCGGAGCCTTCATTCGCTTTCAGCCCTGCTGCCCGAAAAGCCTACGGTCTTGATCTGCGATATTGAAGGTGCCGAAACGCACCTCGACTTCAGTCAGCTCCCTTCTACCGTCACCCGAATGATCATTGAACTGCATCCAAGCATGGTCGGGGAAGCAGCGGTGAACGACCTCGTTGAGAAGTTTCACAATCTGGGATTCCGCACCGAGACCGTGGAGGAAAACACCTGGCTTTTCGTGCGCTGAATTCACAACCCCGCAGCTGCGGGGATTGTTGATTAATCCACTCACCGCGAGGTTTCTGCAATCGCGATGACATACGACTCCGTCAAAAAAACCATCTGGAGCAACGCTCTCTCGAACTATCTCCGCACCTTTATCGGGATCATTGTCGGCCTGGTGACATTCCGGCTTTTATACCAAGCCCTGCCTAAAGAGTCTTTCGGTTTCTGGTCCCTGCTCTGGAGCGTTTTTGGTTACGGCATCCTGTTGGATTTTGGCTTCGGCTTTGCTGCGCAGAAGCGTGTGGCTGAACTCTCCGTTTCGCGTGATTGGAACAAGCTGAGCCAGGTTTTAAGCACCATTTTGTTTTTCTATCTGGCGGTGGCTGCGGTGATGGCTGTGGTGGTTGCAGTTGGAGCAGACAGAATTGTGACTGCCTTTGGTGTCTCCGCAGCCAATCACGCAGAATTTCGCATCGTGCTGATCGCTTTTTTTGCTGCCATAGGGCTGGCTTTTCCGCTGGGCATCTTTCCCGAAATTTTGCGTGGGCAGCAGCGCATCAGCACCGCCAACACCATCATCACTTTGTCCATGCTGATGAGGCTTGTGGTCATCGCGTGGGCCGTGCATGCAGGTTGGAGTCTGCTAAGCATCATGCTCACAGCTCTGTTCTTCGCGCTGGCCCCGGATCTGGTCTCAGCATTTTTTGCACTACGTCATATGCCTGAGGTAAAGCTGCGCCCGGGACTGTTTTCAAAGTCCATCATGCGTGAGACCATGGGCTTTTCCATTTTCGCCTATATCAGCACGGCAACGAATATCGTTCTGGGCAAAACAGACCAGCTCGTGCTGGGTGCCACCCTTTCCGTCGGAGCCGTCGCTGTTTACCAGGCTGGAGCCAAGGTGGCCGAGGTCTTTGCGCAGTTTACCAAACAGATGCAGGAGGCACTTTCTCCGGCCGCTGCTCATCTTCATGCCACAGGAGACCACTCTGCGCTGCGTGATCTGCTCCAGCGTGGCACCCGATGGAGCGCCATCATCTCCACGCCTTTGTATGTGTTATGTGCTTTTGAACTGGAGCCTCTGCTGAAGGTGCTGACGGGAGATTCTCAAATCGCTGCCGAAACCTGGCAGGTGGCGCAGGTGCTGTTGCTCTGGTATTACACCTCCACACTAACCCACAGTGTCAGCAAACGGATTTACATGATGACAGGCCATGAAAGACGTCTCATGTGGCTGGGCGTTGGCGAGGCCGTTGTTAATCTTGTCTTGAGTGTTTCACTGGCGCTCATTTTCAAAAATGTAGTCAGTGTGGCTGTGGGCTCACTGCTCCCCACTGTTTTGTTCGGATGGCTGCTGCTGTGGCCTTGGGTGGCCAGGGACGTGGAGCTGCACCCCTGGCAGTTGTTTCGTGAAGCGGTGCTGCCGGCCTGGATCTCATGTCTCCCTGCCACGGTTGTGCTGGCGCTCCCCGCGTTTTATCCGCAACTTCAGATCGAAAACGCCTGGCTGCGCATTCTTTTGATGGGCGGAGCTGGTGGGATCACAGCGATGATTTGCCTATGGTTCAAGTCCTTGACTGCTGAAGAGCGTCAGACTTTGCGCGCCCGGCTGCCCCGTCTGTTCAAGAAGAACCCGCCTGCTCTTCAGGCCGCTTAATCCGCTATGCTAGCCTCACATATACTTCGCAAGTACGATCCAGCTCACTGGGGTGGAACTGAAACAGCCGTCCAGCGACTCGTCCAGGGCCTGCAACACCACGGCATTAGCTCGATGGTGCACGCTCCGCACTGTGCCACCAGCAGCTCCTCTGATCCACTTAGTGACGCAGGAGCCCGTGTTCAGCGCTATAAAGCTTTTGTTCCCGTGGCTGGCATTTCTGCTGCCCAGCGGGAAGCCTTGGTTTCATGGGGTGGAAATCTGTTTTCTTTTGAGCTTTTCTGGCAACTGCGGTCCTCCGGTGCTGATGTCATGCACTCTCATGCCTTAAACCGCATTGCGGGAATCAGCCTTATGGCGGCCAGATCACGTGGTGTTCCCCACGCGATCACCCTGCATGGCGGCGCGCTGGACATTCCCGAAGAAGTAAACGCTAAGCTCACAGCCCCGCTAAAAGGCGGATTTGAATGGGGCAAAACACTTGGTGCTCTCGTGCGCAGCCGTCATGCACTCGGAAAGACAGATGCCATTTTTACCTGTAATCCCAAGGAAGCCGCACTCCTGCAGGAAAAATATCCACATCAGCGCATTATCGTTCAGCCTCACTCAGTCCCCGCTGCTCAGTACGCCGTCGAGCACCGTGCTGCGGCACTTCAGGCTTTCCCACAAATCGCCGGTCGTGATTTGATCGTCAAAGTCGCCCGGCTGGATCCGGCAAAGAATCTTCCCTGGCTGGTGCGCCAGATGCCCGCCATCAAGCGCCGCCATCCGCGGGCGATGCTGGTGCTGATAGGCGCAGGCACCACTCAGAGTGTTGTCGACGAACTTCGCCGTGAAATCAGCAGACTGGGACTTGCAAATGATGTGCTGCTCACAGGCGGTCTTCCCTCAGGCAGTCCCGAGTTGATCGGCCTCATTCAGTATGCTCGCCTGTTTGTGCTGTCCTCGACGGCAGAGCCATTTGGCATCGTGATTCTGGAAGCATGGGCCGCAGGCACTCCGGTGCTTTCCTCCCGCACATCTGGAGCGGTCTCTCTCATCGAGCACGGGCGCACGGGCCTTCTTTATGATTTGGACCACACTGCCGATTTCCATTCCGGAATCGACACACTCATGATGAACAATGAAGTGCACCTCCATTTATGTGCCAAGGCACTTGAACGTGTGCGCAAGGATTTTGATGTTACGTCCATCGCAGGTCGCGTAGCCAAGGTTTATGCTGAACTGATCGAAGCCAAAAGGATGAAAGGTTCGACTCAAAGTTCATCTTCCCAGCAGCCGCATCTGGCGGCCAAACTGTCATGAGCGATCCTCTCATCAGCATCGTCATGCGCTCCTATAACGAAGCCTGGGCGCTCCGCGAAACTCTCCCAGCCCTGGCAGCACAGGACTGGCAAAACCGTGAGCTCATCGTCATAGACAGCGGTTCCACAGACGGCTCTCAGGATTTAATTCGTGAAGCCAGCCCTGCTCATTTCATTCAAATCACACCAGAGGAATACAATCCCAGCCGTGTGATGAACCACGGCATGCGGCTTTCCCGCTCAGAGCGTGTGATTTTCCTCAATGCCGACGCCACGCCTCAAAACGCCCGTTGGCTAAGACCTTTGGCGGAGACGCTGGCAGACGAACGCGTGGCCGCCTGTTTTGGCAGGCAGATTCCCCGCCCTGACTGCCAGGCAGTCTTTGCTTGTGATTATGACCGTTGCTTCGGCCCTGAGCGTGAGTCCGCAAATTGGGACCATTTCTTCAGCATGGTCAGCAGCGGGCTGCGCAAAGATGTATGGTCACTGCGGGGTTTCCGCGAAGATCTGCAATATGCCGAGGATGACGAATACACACGGTGGTGCCGCGCCCAGGGATATCAGGTCAGCTATGTGGAGGAATCTGTGGTCATGCACAGCCATAATTACACTCCTCAGCAAAGCTGGAAACGCTCCTACGGTGATGCCCGTGCCATCGGGAAGGCATGGGGCCAGAAACCAGATTCCTTCAACTGGCCGCGAACGGTTCTGCTAGGCTGGATCAAAGACGTACGGCATGACCTCTCATGGTGCCTCAAGCATAAACGTCTTCATGAGGTGATGCACGCCATGCGCATACGCTGGCAGCAGCGCAGCGCCAGGCTTGCAGGGTTTCAGCAAGGCTGGAAGGAGCAGCAGAAGATGTCCGCATGAAAATCCTTGTTCTCACCAACCTCTACCCGCCCCACTATGTCGGCGGCTATGAATTGAGATGCGCCGCCATCAGCGAAGCACTCCGCGCACGGGGACATGATGTCCAGGTGCTGACGTCAAATCATGGGCTGAAAAGCGGAGAGACCACTGCAGAGCCATGGATTGAAAGAACTCTTCGCATCCATGGTTACTACGGCCATCCCTGGCTGGGATTGCCGGCCTTGAAGAAACTCGAGCTTCACAACAATGAAACTCTTCGAAATGCCATGGCATTTCACAAGCCTGATGTAGTGCATGTCTGGTGCATGGGAGGCCTTTCAAAATCGCTCTGCCTCACATTGCAACGCAGCGGTGTTCCCGCCGTCTATGATGTCAGCGACCACTGGATCCTGCGCAGCCTCAAAGGTGATGTGTGGCTGGACTGGTGGAACCGCCGCCACGGCTCTCCAGGCTCACGCATGCTGCGCCTGCTCTGGACTCTTGCAGGCGTGCGGAGACGCTGCGATCCCCTGGCCCCCACCGGCCCTGTTTCCGACATCCGCTTTCAAAGACTTTATTTCACCAGCGCACGTCTGCGTGAACTGACTGCTCAGCAAGGATATGATGTCATGCATGGCGGCGTCATTCACTGCCCGGTGGACACCAGTCAATTCAAAGGTGAGCCTGTCACCCGTGCGCCAAAAAACTGGCTGTGGGTGGGACGGCTGGCAGAAGACAAAGGCATTCTCACAGCCTTGCGGGCGCTGCTTTTGATCCGCCCCTCTTTTGGCGGCGAGTTGCATGTGTACGGCCGGGGAGATGAAGCCTATGTGACCATGCTCAAAAATTTTGCCTCCGGCAATTCGCTGCCAGTAACATGGCACAGTGCCACACCTCCAGAAATGCCCGATGTCTATCGTGCACATGATGCGCTGCTGTTCACGTCAGAGTGGGAGGAGCCCTTTGCTCTCACCCCGCTTGAAGCCATGGCCTGCGGCCTGCCTGTCATCGGCACTATGACAGGTGGCAGCCGCGAACTTTTTCGTCACGGCGAAAATGCCCTGACCTATGAAGCAGGAGCCGCCACCGAGCTTTCGGAGCGCATTTTACAGCTGCAAAGCGAAGACCACCTTCGCACATATATAGCCAGAAACGGCCACACGGAAGTGCATAAGCGCTTTGCCATGAATCCTATCGTGGACCAAGTGGAGAAATACCTTTGTGACTCCATTCCATCATGAGCACGCGGTTCACCCTCGATGGAAGCGCCGAGCTTGAAAAGCATCTGGCGAAAATATGCTCTCTCGTGCGTGCGGGCGTTGAAAACATCATACCGTCTTCCCGGCTCGAAGGCTTGGCGCTCGCGGGTGGTTATGGGCGGGGAGAGGGCGGTGTCCTGCACGAAGGCGGACATGACAGGCCCTATAACGACCTTGAATTTTTCGTTTTCGTGCGTGGCAGCACTTTCATCAACGACCGCCGCTACAAAGCATCGCTGCATGCGCTGGGAGAATCCCTGTCTCCGGAAGCAGGCCTTGAAGTGGAGTTCAAGATTCTATCCCTCCAAAAGCTGCGCAGGAGCCCGGTCAGCATGTTTTACTACGATCTGGTCATGGGTCACCGCTGGCTCGTCGGAGACGAAAGTTTGTTTGCTGGCTGCGAACATCACCAGAACGCTTCAGACATTCCACTTCACGAGGCCACACGACTTCTTTTCAACCGCTGTTCCGGCCTGTTGTTTGCCAGCGAGCGTCTGTCCCAGGACAGCTTCGACTCAGATGATGCTGATTTTGTAGGCCGCAATCTGGCCAAAGCCCAGCTGGCCCTCGGGGATGTCTTTCTGACTATGAATGGTCGTTACCATTGGAGCTGCAGAGAGCGTCATCATAGGCTGAAAGAAACGACTGGCGCCAGCCCAGCTCTGCTGGCCCACCACGCAGCAGGCATGGCATTCAAGCTCCATCCGCAGCGGACAACAAAATCCCGTGCCGAGCTGTCACTCGAACACACGGAGCTATCCCAGATGGCCAGTGAAATATTTCTGCAGCTGGAAAGCAAACGTTTGAACATCAGACTTGCCCAGGCAGCAGACTACGTCAGCTGCACCGCCAACAAGTGCCCTGAGGTCCCGCTTTGGAAAAATGTGCTCATCCATCTCCGCACTCGTGGCCTCCCCTCAGGTCTCACCCGCTATCCACGGGAGCATTTGCTCAATGAACTGGTGCGGATGCTTTGGACCGGATGCGTGGCTGAGCCCCAGGCGGTCAGACGCTATGCAACTCTCTGGGGCTGTTACAATTAGCCGAGCGGATACCCTCAGTTGCGGGCGATGATTTGAAAGCGGTTTGCGGTTTTTGTACCAGCTGTTCACCACGCACATGAACATCCTCGTCGTTTACCCTTACATCCCCTACCCGGTTGACCGCGGCACTTATCAGCGTGTGTTTCACCTGCTGTGTGCACTGGCCAGAGATCACACCATCGATCTGATCGCGCTGTCTGAAAAGGGTGAGCGGGTGGAACACCGCTGTGTTTTCGAAAAATTTTGCCGCAAGGTGGTCTTCGTGCCCTTTGAGCACCCCCCATGGCCGAGGCTCTTTCCAAACCGCCTTCTGAACTCACTTCCCACGACCATTCGCCACTGGTGCCTGCCTCAGCTTGCGGACACCATCAGCGATATGCTGGATCACAATGAGTACGATCTCGTGCATGTGTGTGACATTGTCATGGCCCAGTACTTTCTCGATGATCACCTTGAGATACCTTTGAGCGTCGATCGCAGCAGAGTGGATCTTCAGTTTCAGCAGGAACAACATGCCCGCATGCCTAAAGG
Protein-coding regions in this window:
- a CDS encoding glycosyltransferase family 4 protein, producing MKILVLTNLYPPHYVGGYELRCAAISEALRARGHDVQVLTSNHGLKSGETTAEPWIERTLRIHGYYGHPWLGLPALKKLELHNNETLRNAMAFHKPDVVHVWCMGGLSKSLCLTLQRSGVPAVYDVSDHWILRSLKGDVWLDWWNRRHGSPGSRMLRLLWTLAGVRRRCDPLAPTGPVSDIRFQRLYFTSARLRELTAQQGYDVMHGGVIHCPVDTSQFKGEPVTRAPKNWLWVGRLAEDKGILTALRALLLIRPSFGGELHVYGRGDEAYVTMLKNFASGNSLPVTWHSATPPEMPDVYRAHDALLFTSEWEEPFALTPLEAMACGLPVIGTMTGGSRELFRHGENALTYEAGAATELSERILQLQSEDHLRTYIARNGHTEVHKRFAMNPIVDQVEKYLCDSIPS
- a CDS encoding alkaline phosphatase family protein, whose translation is MIDACGWEIIKERPKFLGTIAPHRRRLESVFGYSSTCVPSILSGRWPDEHHNWCYFIHDPENSPFRRLRWLRWLPKALTSRRIVRRHLTKVVKWALGFKGYFDLYNIPFHHIHLFDFTEKKSPLQPRGMNRGPNVFDLLVQKGVPYFVTDPSLSEPVNRDRLLADIEDERIDFAFQYWAGLDGLLHRVGNLSPEIDIKLTEYEKWISETMTAAKKHYREVNLFVFSDHGMANCDQHLDLRSQIDALGLRIGKDYNVVYDSTMARFWFFNDEAREKITHVLQGVPEGRIMPEDELRKFRAYFEDGRFGEIIFLVREGVLIVPSHMGERPIRAMHGYHPYDPQSYATLFSNTAAIPEDITHIPHIHRLMEKAMERTETTKSASSSVHALAA
- a CDS encoding glycosyltransferase family 4 protein, translating into MLASHILRKYDPAHWGGTETAVQRLVQGLQHHGISSMVHAPHCATSSSSDPLSDAGARVQRYKAFVPVAGISAAQREALVSWGGNLFSFELFWQLRSSGADVMHSHALNRIAGISLMAARSRGVPHAITLHGGALDIPEEVNAKLTAPLKGGFEWGKTLGALVRSRHALGKTDAIFTCNPKEAALLQEKYPHQRIIVQPHSVPAAQYAVEHRAAALQAFPQIAGRDLIVKVARLDPAKNLPWLVRQMPAIKRRHPRAMLVLIGAGTTQSVVDELRREISRLGLANDVLLTGGLPSGSPELIGLIQYARLFVLSSTAEPFGIVILEAWAAGTPVLSSRTSGAVSLIEHGRTGLLYDLDHTADFHSGIDTLMMNNEVHLHLCAKALERVRKDFDVTSIAGRVAKVYAELIEAKRMKGSTQSSSSQQPHLAAKLS
- a CDS encoding glycosyltransferase family 2 protein; this encodes MSDPLISIVMRSYNEAWALRETLPALAAQDWQNRELIVIDSGSTDGSQDLIREASPAHFIQITPEEYNPSRVMNHGMRLSRSERVIFLNADATPQNARWLRPLAETLADERVAACFGRQIPRPDCQAVFACDYDRCFGPERESANWDHFFSMVSSGLRKDVWSLRGFREDLQYAEDDEYTRWCRAQGYQVSYVEESVVMHSHNYTPQQSWKRSYGDARAIGKAWGQKPDSFNWPRTVLLGWIKDVRHDLSWCLKHKRLHEVMHAMRIRWQQRSARLAGFQQGWKEQQKMSA
- a CDS encoding lipopolysaccharide biosynthesis protein, producing the protein MTYDSVKKTIWSNALSNYLRTFIGIIVGLVTFRLLYQALPKESFGFWSLLWSVFGYGILLDFGFGFAAQKRVAELSVSRDWNKLSQVLSTILFFYLAVAAVMAVVVAVGADRIVTAFGVSAANHAEFRIVLIAFFAAIGLAFPLGIFPEILRGQQRISTANTIITLSMLMRLVVIAWAVHAGWSLLSIMLTALFFALAPDLVSAFFALRHMPEVKLRPGLFSKSIMRETMGFSIFAYISTATNIVLGKTDQLVLGATLSVGAVAVYQAGAKVAEVFAQFTKQMQEALSPAAAHLHATGDHSALRDLLQRGTRWSAIISTPLYVLCAFELEPLLKVLTGDSQIAAETWQVAQVLLLWYYTSTLTHSVSKRIYMMTGHERRLMWLGVGEAVVNLVLSVSLALIFKNVVSVAVGSLLPTVLFGWLLLWPWVARDVELHPWQLFREAVLPAWISCLPATVVLALPAFYPQLQIENAWLRILLMGGAGGITAMICLWFKSLTAEERQTLRARLPRLFKKNPPALQAA
- a CDS encoding response regulator, whose protein sequence is MQKDSPILVVDDEPHMRKVAELSIKPLGHPVLLAADGQEAVQLARSRRPCVILLDHIMPVMDGKTALQQLKSDPETSHIPVIILSSRGQLAVGQYQGFETATMFVSKPFSPALLRREVEKLITASVSVEPQLASS
- a CDS encoding FkbM family methyltransferase; the encoded protein is MTLTFPSLTSLWQNFRLRWYFKFTLPAKTRATLHGVELDISMLSSIMKNNILEGRYEFQECRLARRCLNSNDVVLELGGAIGFIGLFCRKVIGVRHHLTVEANPATIEILQRNYRLNSMTPEVVHAAAAAADGEISLDVGGEFWENSIVSRQEGGKKIQVPSRSLHSLSALLPEKPTVLICDIEGAETHLDFSQLPSTVTRMIIELHPSMVGEAAVNDLVEKFHNLGFRTETVEENTWLFVR